A genomic segment from Helicobacter pylori encodes:
- a CDS encoding thiamine pyrophosphate-dependent enzyme → MVKEVKTLKGFSQSAEKFQGSHLLCPGCGHGIIVREVLNAVDGPIVLGNSTGCLEVCSAVYPHTSWDVPWIHIGFENGSTAISGVEAMYKVLVNKGRYQGQKPKFVAFGGDGASYDIGLQFISGCMERGHDMTYICLDNENYANTGGQRSGSTPLGASTSTTPSGSVSFGKKEKKKDIVNIMASHGVPYVAQLSPNKWKDMNKKIKTALDTEGPCFINALSPCTTEWKFESNKTIELADMAVDSLMFPLFEIFNGRELKITYRPRNIIPVRDYLGAQKRFKHLFKKENEHIIEELQKDVNERWEYLQRREEAKV, encoded by the coding sequence ATGGTAAAAGAAGTCAAAACACTCAAAGGTTTTAGCCAAAGTGCTGAAAAATTCCAAGGCTCGCACTTGCTTTGCCCGGGTTGTGGGCATGGCATTATTGTGCGCGAAGTTTTAAACGCTGTAGATGGGCCTATTGTTTTAGGCAATTCTACCGGTTGTTTAGAGGTATGCTCGGCGGTGTATCCGCACACTTCATGGGATGTGCCTTGGATTCATATTGGTTTTGAAAATGGCTCTACAGCAATTTCAGGGGTGGAAGCGATGTATAAAGTGCTAGTGAATAAGGGCCGCTATCAAGGTCAAAAACCAAAATTTGTGGCGTTTGGAGGCGATGGGGCTAGTTATGATATTGGTCTCCAATTCATCAGCGGTTGCATGGAAAGAGGGCATGACATGACTTACATTTGCCTGGATAATGAAAACTATGCCAACACCGGCGGTCAAAGAAGCGGCTCTACGCCATTAGGGGCTAGCACTTCTACCACGCCATCAGGATCGGTTAGCTTTGGCAAAAAAGAAAAGAAAAAAGACATCGTCAATATCATGGCAAGCCATGGGGTCCCTTATGTGGCACAACTCTCGCCTAACAAATGGAAAGACATGAACAAAAAGATTAAAACCGCGCTAGACACTGAAGGGCCTTGCTTCATCAACGCTCTTAGCCCATGCACGACTGAATGGAAATTTGAATCCAATAAAACCATTGAATTAGCGGATATGGCTGTGGATAGCTTGATGTTCCCCCTATTTGAAATCTTTAATGGTAGGGAATTGAAAATCACTTACCGCCCAAGAAATATCATTCCTGTAAGGGATTATTTAGGGGCTCAAAAGCGCTTCAAACATCTTTTCAAAAAAGAAAACGAGCATATTATTGAAGAATTGCAAAAAGATGTGAATGAGCGTTGGGAATACTTGCAACGCAGAGAAGAAGCTAAAGTATAA
- the purB gene encoding adenylosuccinate lyase: protein MLERYANEEMKALWNEQTKFETYLEVEKAVVRAWNKLGQIQDSDCEKICSKAAFNLERIKEIEKTTKHDLIAFTTCVAESLGEESRFFHYGITSSDCIDTAMALLMTKSLKLIQKSVQNLYETLKNRALEHKDTLMVGRSHGVFGEPITFGLVLALFADEIKRHLKALDLTMEFISVGAISGAMGNFAHAPLELEELACEFLGLKTANISNQVIQRDRYARLACDLALLASSCEKIAVNIRHLQRSEVYEVEESFSTGQKGSSAMPHKRNPILSENITGLCRVIRSFTTPMLENVALWHERDMSHSSVERFALPDLFITSDFMLSRLNSVIENLVVYPKNMLKNLALSGGLVFSQRVLLELPKKGLSREESYKIVQENAMKIWEVLQQGAFKNADENLFLNALLNDERLKKYLSEDEIKACFDYSYYTKNVGAIFKRVFE, encoded by the coding sequence GTGTTAGAACGCTATGCGAATGAAGAAATGAAAGCCCTATGGAATGAACAAACCAAGTTTGAAACCTATTTAGAAGTGGAAAAAGCTGTCGTTAGGGCGTGGAACAAGCTTGGGCAAATCCAAGATAGCGATTGTGAAAAAATCTGCTCAAAGGCGGCATTCAATCTTGAACGCATCAAAGAAATTGAAAAAACCACTAAGCATGATTTAATCGCTTTCACTACTTGCGTGGCTGAAAGCTTGGGCGAAGAATCGCGCTTTTTTCATTATGGGATCACTTCTAGCGATTGCATTGATACGGCTATGGCGTTATTGATGACCAAAAGCTTAAAACTCATTCAAAAAAGCGTTCAAAACCTTTATGAAACCCTTAAAAACAGAGCTTTAGAGCATAAAGACACGCTAATGGTGGGCAGAAGCCATGGGGTGTTTGGCGAACCCATTACTTTTGGCTTGGTGTTAGCCCTTTTTGCTGATGAAATCAAACGGCATTTAAAAGCCTTGGATTTAACGATGGAATTTATCAGCGTGGGAGCGATCAGTGGGGCTATGGGGAATTTCGCGCACGCCCCTTTAGAATTAGAAGAATTAGCGTGCGAATTTTTAGGCTTAAAAACCGCCAATATCAGCAATCAAGTCATTCAAAGAGACCGCTACGCTAGGCTTGCATGCGATCTGGCCCTTTTAGCGAGCAGTTGTGAAAAAATCGCTGTCAATATCCGCCATTTGCAACGCAGTGAAGTCTATGAAGTGGAAGAATCTTTTTCAACAGGGCAAAAAGGAAGCTCTGCAATGCCTCACAAAAGAAACCCCATATTGAGCGAGAATATCACCGGGCTTTGCAGGGTGATTCGCTCTTTTACTACCCCTATGCTAGAAAATGTCGCCTTATGGCATGAAAGGGACATGAGCCATAGCTCTGTGGAGCGTTTTGCCTTGCCTGATCTGTTTATCACTAGCGATTTTATGCTCAGCCGCCTGAATAGCGTGATTGAAAATCTGGTGGTTTATCCTAAAAACATGCTTAAAAATTTAGCTTTGAGTGGAGGGTTAGTTTTTTCGCAACGGGTGTTATTGGAATTGCCTAAAAAAGGTTTGAGTAGAGAAGAAAGCTATAAAATCGTGCAAGAAAATGCGATGAAAATATGGGAGGTTTTGCAACAAGGCGCTTTTAAAAACGCTGATGAAAATTTGTTTTTAAACGCCCTACTCAACGATGAACGCTTGAAAAAATATTTGAGCGAGGATGAAATCAAAGCATGTTTTGATTACAGCTATTACACTAAAAATGTGGGGGCGATTTTTAAAAGGGTGTTTGAATAA
- a CDS encoding outer membrane protein: MKRALYLILGLSCALNAKGFKDVLTKGDYTFFNKKVVSPIKRYADRSAFYLGLGYQLGSIQHNYSNLNLSQQFNKSQIIFSDGLSPVFKNSYVSNGLGVQVGYKWVGKHEETKWFGFRWGLFYDLSASLYGQKESQSIIISTYGTYMDLLLNAYNGDKFFAGFNLGIAFAGVYDKLSDALLYQALLLDTFGGKVDPNGFQFLVNLGVRLGNKRNQFGFGIKIPTYYFNHYYSMNNISNNSEDVLKVLRFLEYGINSVLYQVDFRRNYSVYFNYTYSF, encoded by the coding sequence TTGAAACGAGCGTTATACTTAATTTTAGGGCTTTCTTGTGCGCTTAATGCAAAGGGTTTTAAAGATGTTTTGACTAAAGGGGATTACACTTTTTTTAATAAAAAGGTGGTTTCGCCCATCAAACGCTATGCGGATAGATCGGCGTTTTATCTGGGGCTTGGGTATCAGTTAGGGAGCATTCAGCACAACTACAGCAACTTGAATTTATCCCAGCAATTCAATAAGAGCCAAATTATTTTCAGCGATGGTTTAAGCCCTGTTTTTAAAAATTCGTATGTGTCTAACGGCCTTGGCGTGCAAGTGGGCTATAAATGGGTGGGTAAGCATGAAGAAACGAAGTGGTTTGGCTTCAGGTGGGGGCTGTTTTATGATTTGAGCGCTTCTCTTTATGGCCAAAAAGAATCGCAGTCTATCATCATTTCCACTTACGGCACTTATATGGATTTATTGCTTAACGCTTATAATGGGGATAAGTTTTTTGCCGGGTTCAATCTGGGGATTGCTTTTGCTGGAGTGTATGACAAATTGAGCGATGCGTTATTGTATCAAGCCCTTCTTTTAGACACTTTTGGCGGGAAAGTGGATCCAAATGGTTTCCAGTTTTTGGTGAATTTAGGGGTTCGTTTAGGGAATAAACGCAACCAGTTTGGCTTTGGGATTAAAATCCCTACTTATTATTTTAACCATTATTATTCCATGAATAACATTAGCAATAATAGTGAAGACGTCCTCAAAGTTTTACGATTTTTAGAATACGGGATCAACAGCGTGTTATACCAAGTTGATTTCAGGCGCAATTACTCGGTTTATTTCAACTACACTTATAGTTTTTAA